A genomic segment from Streptomyces sp. NBC_00237 encodes:
- a CDS encoding LysR family transcriptional regulator has protein sequence MTAALTGSVTEAAKKLSYGKSTVLYHIREVEKVCGVELFEREVRGFNLTRPGQAAYEISEKVLQIAAELKSLPTMDSPKGAMARLRGAHTGPLRSAGSAARKVRPGR, from the coding sequence GTGACCGCTGCACTGACCGGCAGCGTCACGGAAGCCGCTAAGAAGCTCAGTTACGGAAAGTCCACCGTGCTGTACCACATTCGCGAGGTGGAAAAGGTCTGTGGCGTCGAGCTTTTCGAGCGAGAGGTTCGAGGGTTCAACCTCACCCGCCCAGGCCAGGCGGCGTATGAAATATCGGAAAAGGTTCTGCAGATAGCAGCCGAACTCAAGTCATTGCCGACGATGGACTCCCCGAAAGGGGCCATGGCGCGGCTGCGCGGTGCCCATACCGGACCGCTGAGAAGCGCTGGAAGCGCTGCTCGAAAGGTGAGGCCCGGACGCTAG
- a CDS encoding sensor histidine kinase: MTVFSPFRRAVGLQGGAAAPELASASALRKDVEAPSLPIQINALQALCRQVFGFRIAMIAIGTPFALSRASGPFGSWLVGGAVVVTFVGSYAMLRDWETFAPLLIKYRSLMAADLAFGSVLLLAASPDSALGYATVCTPLLAGLLYGWRGAGIFTAIQMLLLVAAYAAWQHRMAGPSSTVLISVFCVAAGIVGVTLRNLMFRFGAATQALSEAHARLAVTDAVDAERARMAREMHDSVAKTLHGVALAAEGLAQGADRMDPMTVKHQAGIVARSARRAAAESREILSDLRREADYEGGGVDLRSELSSRVADFSTRTGVHAELHPVGDAPPPPVPHAVARHLVTIATEAMENSHRHAQASSLTLELGVHTGMVRISILDDGKGLPPGLSLEDLRKAGHFGLVGMVERAAGIGARIRIGRGRSEGGTEVRLDLPVSALGPVAGAPPPYQLP; this comes from the coding sequence ATGACGGTATTCAGTCCGTTCCGCCGGGCCGTCGGCCTCCAGGGAGGTGCCGCCGCACCGGAACTCGCGTCCGCGTCCGCCCTGCGGAAGGACGTCGAGGCCCCGAGCCTCCCCATCCAGATCAACGCGCTCCAGGCTCTGTGCCGTCAGGTCTTCGGCTTCCGTATCGCCATGATCGCGATCGGTACGCCCTTCGCCCTCAGCCGTGCCTCTGGCCCGTTCGGAAGCTGGCTGGTGGGCGGGGCCGTGGTGGTCACCTTCGTCGGCTCGTACGCGATGCTGCGTGACTGGGAGACCTTCGCCCCGCTCCTGATCAAGTACCGCTCCCTGATGGCGGCGGACCTGGCCTTCGGTTCCGTACTCCTGCTGGCGGCCTCCCCGGACTCCGCCCTCGGGTACGCGACGGTGTGCACACCCCTTCTCGCGGGGCTGCTGTACGGCTGGCGGGGGGCCGGGATATTCACGGCGATCCAGATGCTGCTGCTGGTCGCTGCGTACGCGGCCTGGCAGCACCGGATGGCGGGCCCGTCCAGCACGGTCCTGATCAGCGTGTTCTGCGTGGCTGCCGGAATCGTCGGGGTAACCCTGCGCAACCTCATGTTCCGCTTCGGTGCGGCGACGCAGGCTCTGTCGGAGGCCCATGCCCGGCTCGCCGTGACGGACGCGGTCGATGCCGAACGGGCCCGCATGGCAAGGGAAATGCACGATTCGGTCGCCAAGACGCTCCACGGCGTTGCCCTGGCCGCCGAAGGTCTGGCCCAGGGCGCGGACCGCATGGACCCGATGACGGTCAAGCACCAGGCGGGCATCGTGGCTCGCTCGGCCCGCCGGGCCGCCGCCGAGTCTCGCGAGATCCTCTCGGACTTGCGCAGGGAGGCCGACTACGAGGGCGGGGGAGTGGACCTGCGGAGTGAACTCTCCTCCCGTGTCGCCGATTTCTCCACACGTACGGGAGTGCACGCCGAGCTGCACCCGGTCGGCGATGCCCCGCCGCCCCCCGTCCCGCACGCGGTGGCCCGCCACCTCGTGACCATCGCCACCGAGGCCATGGAGAACAGCCACCGCCATGCTCAGGCAAGCTCGCTCACACTCGAACTCGGCGTCCACACAGGCATGGTGCGCATCAGCATCCTCGACGACGGGAAGGGCTTGCCGCCGGGCCTCTCCCTCGAAGACCTCCGCAAGGCCGGTCACTTCGGTCTGGTCGGAATGGTGGAGCGGGCCGCCGGTATCGGCGCCCGCATCCGGATCGGCCGTGGCCGCAGCGAAGGCGGCACGGAAGTACGGCTCGACCTGCCGGTGTCGGCCCTCGGGCCCGTCGCCGGGGCACCGCCCCCGTACCAACTGCCCTGA
- a CDS encoding PH domain-containing protein, producing the protein MTQTLPQRRNSPAMFAMRTAEHAATIVPAVIAGVSVSARWPVLFGIPVAAVFGLLGGIIVLSLVVDWRMTTFAVDSDGIRYDSGLVVRRSTSLSWAEVVSVQVSRSAVARLLGCSRVLIGIGTESKAALVIEAVPQAVAAEMEGYFEAVPVRPSPGTPVPGTDSRAVPPAAEGPRESAETGWASGSAGETEDHSAGPGDLIYRIRVRDYLLISVTYGQFALLLPFLMELYENAAAFLPLPSVLPEISDLPGPLWAQVVIAVAVLGAVAAAFGMLIAWLRYRLFEVRLRAETFTMSGGLVSAESRRMPRSQVGGVRIQRNPLMRVTGYARLSFASRQSGERIGANIVFPAARLEHIRDSVRSHFPAYAAAVSRAPEPGRPLRWGLAGGAVATLALAAWAVHAMSLITAVILLAAVAIVLLAAINYCWAAAALDPENAVLHFRRGFLWATHYVVPWDSVYFAHSYRMSGVGRLSAGAVCLGVYDSRAVRLWVPTSSLALVDHFIEATTSGPATRGVEGTS; encoded by the coding sequence ATGACCCAGACACTTCCCCAACGCCGCAACAGTCCGGCCATGTTCGCGATGCGTACGGCCGAGCACGCGGCGACGATCGTTCCCGCCGTCATCGCGGGAGTGTCGGTCTCGGCCAGGTGGCCGGTCCTGTTCGGGATCCCGGTGGCCGCGGTCTTCGGGCTGCTGGGCGGCATCATCGTGCTCAGCCTGGTCGTGGACTGGCGGATGACGACGTTCGCCGTCGACAGCGACGGGATCCGCTACGACAGCGGCCTGGTGGTGCGACGTTCCACCTCGCTCAGCTGGGCGGAAGTGGTTTCCGTCCAGGTCTCCCGGTCAGCCGTGGCACGACTCCTGGGCTGTTCGCGCGTGCTGATCGGCATTGGCACGGAGTCGAAGGCCGCCTTGGTGATCGAGGCGGTCCCACAGGCCGTCGCTGCCGAGATGGAGGGCTACTTCGAAGCTGTCCCGGTTCGTCCGTCCCCGGGCACCCCGGTGCCCGGCACCGACAGCCGTGCGGTCCCCCCGGCCGCCGAGGGCCCCAGGGAATCCGCGGAGACCGGATGGGCATCAGGTTCGGCAGGTGAGACCGAGGACCACTCGGCGGGCCCGGGCGACCTGATCTACCGGATCCGCGTACGCGACTACCTCCTCATCTCGGTCACCTACGGGCAGTTCGCCCTGTTGTTGCCCTTCCTGATGGAGCTCTACGAGAACGCCGCCGCCTTTCTCCCGCTTCCCTCGGTCCTTCCGGAGATCTCCGACCTGCCCGGGCCCCTGTGGGCACAGGTGGTGATCGCTGTCGCCGTGCTCGGGGCGGTGGCGGCGGCATTCGGGATGCTCATCGCCTGGCTGCGGTACCGGCTGTTCGAAGTCCGGCTCAGAGCGGAGACGTTCACCATGTCCGGCGGCCTCGTCTCCGCGGAGTCACGGCGGATGCCCCGATCCCAGGTCGGCGGGGTCAGGATCCAGCGGAACCCTCTGATGCGCGTCACCGGGTACGCCCGACTGTCCTTCGCCTCCCGGCAGTCCGGCGAGAGGATCGGCGCGAACATCGTCTTCCCGGCAGCGCGCCTCGAACACATCCGGGACAGCGTCCGAAGCCACTTTCCGGCCTATGCCGCCGCCGTGTCCCGGGCCCCGGAACCGGGTCGGCCTCTGCGATGGGGCCTGGCCGGAGGGGCCGTGGCAACGCTCGCCCTGGCCGCATGGGCGGTGCATGCGATGTCCCTGATCACGGCGGTCATCCTGCTGGCCGCCGTGGCGATCGTCCTGCTGGCCGCGATCAACTACTGCTGGGCAGCAGCGGCGCTCGACCCGGAGAACGCCGTGCTCCACTTCCGCCGAGGATTCCTCTGGGCCACCCACTACGTCGTGCCGTGGGACTCGGTGTACTTCGCCCACTCCTACCGGATGTCCGGGGTCGGCCGACTGTCGGCCGGGGCGGTCTGCCTGGGGGTCTACGACTCACGAGCCGTCCGCTTGTGGGTGCCGACAAGCAGCCTTGCCCTGGTGGATCACTTCATCGAGGCGACGACGAGCGGACCAGCCACGCGCGGAGTCGAGGGAACGTCATGA
- a CDS encoding helix-turn-helix transcriptional regulator gives MGLLGERMPPRTTPTERQRRVGAELRKMRIAAGMSTEFAAGLLGVPRTNVPNMESGRSGISAARVRTLACNYGCPDQDFVDALAEMATRRGRGWWEPYRGQLPAAILDIDEMEWHAKRLRIALSVHMPGILDTEEHARAVFEQVIPPLPGPDVDLRVTHRMARQAVLVKPDPPVIDLIVHEAALRMEFGGSKVAKRQLEHVLNESERDTVTVRVIPFKAGGFPGAGQSVIYAEAAVPQLDVVELDSTHGPEFLDSEMQLRKYRAQLDQMQEVALDPIESRDFIRTIADDL, from the coding sequence ATGGGCCTGTTAGGGGAGCGCATGCCGCCTAGAACCACACCTACTGAGCGTCAGCGGCGCGTCGGCGCAGAGCTGCGCAAGATGCGGATTGCAGCGGGGATGAGCACGGAGTTCGCCGCCGGGCTGCTCGGGGTCCCCCGTACCAATGTGCCCAACATGGAGTCCGGTCGGTCAGGCATCAGCGCCGCGCGTGTGCGCACGCTGGCCTGCAATTACGGATGCCCTGACCAGGACTTCGTGGACGCACTCGCCGAAATGGCGACCCGGAGAGGACGGGGGTGGTGGGAGCCCTACCGAGGGCAGCTGCCCGCAGCGATTCTCGACATTGACGAGATGGAGTGGCACGCCAAGCGCCTGCGCATCGCACTGTCAGTGCACATGCCCGGAATCCTGGACACCGAGGAACACGCACGCGCCGTTTTCGAGCAGGTCATCCCGCCGCTCCCGGGGCCGGACGTCGATCTTCGGGTGACCCACCGGATGGCGCGACAGGCAGTGTTGGTGAAGCCGGATCCACCCGTGATCGACCTGATCGTCCATGAAGCGGCCCTCCGGATGGAGTTCGGCGGGTCGAAAGTCGCCAAGCGGCAGCTTGAGCACGTACTGAACGAGTCGGAGCGGGACACGGTGACCGTCCGGGTGATCCCGTTCAAGGCGGGCGGCTTCCCGGGGGCCGGGCAGTCGGTCATCTACGCGGAGGCGGCGGTGCCGCAGCTCGACGTCGTGGAGCTGGACAGCACCCACGGGCCCGAGTTCCTCGACTCCGAGATGCAACTCCGCAAGTACCGGGCCCAGCTCGACCAGATGCAGGAAGTCGCCCTCGACCCCATCGAGTCGCGGGACTTCATCCGTACCATCGCCGACGACCTCTAG
- a CDS encoding DUF5936 domain-containing protein, which translates to MTGLTGLLLALAFGLAVAGIFAGIRMYRAEAKVPGDLVALEVGASRVSATDSAVDRLGIRFAPAVLRLMGPETVAKKRRKIDTAGNPKGLTVDRYAARRAVYGTLGAFAGLLCLLQGMTIFAAFCFAYGWFAADALIWQATRERKDVIERTLPDFLDVLAVVVSAGLGFRQALERVAERYEGPWADELSITLRQMDMGVSRRQAFDELRRRNASEQVSQFVTALQQGEDLGAPIADTLIEIATDMRRTDAQNSRRRAAKAIPKATLVTLVFMVPATLILIVANLFMGSADGLGNFLGN; encoded by the coding sequence ATGACCGGACTGACCGGACTGCTCCTCGCCCTGGCCTTCGGCCTGGCCGTTGCCGGAATCTTCGCCGGAATCCGCATGTACCGCGCGGAGGCCAAGGTTCCCGGCGACCTCGTCGCTCTGGAAGTCGGCGCTTCCCGTGTCTCCGCCACGGACTCGGCGGTGGACCGCCTCGGCATCCGTTTCGCCCCTGCCGTCCTGCGGCTGATGGGCCCGGAGACCGTCGCCAAGAAGCGCCGCAAGATCGACACGGCGGGCAATCCCAAGGGCCTCACCGTCGACCGTTACGCGGCCCGCCGCGCCGTCTACGGAACCCTCGGTGCGTTCGCGGGCCTGCTCTGCCTCCTCCAGGGCATGACGATCTTCGCCGCATTCTGCTTCGCGTACGGCTGGTTCGCCGCCGACGCCCTGATCTGGCAGGCCACCCGCGAACGCAAGGACGTCATCGAGCGCACCCTGCCGGACTTCCTCGACGTACTCGCCGTCGTCGTCAGCGCGGGCCTCGGCTTCCGCCAGGCCCTGGAGCGCGTCGCCGAACGCTACGAAGGCCCCTGGGCCGACGAACTCTCCATCACCCTCCGACAGATGGACATGGGCGTCAGCCGTCGCCAGGCATTCGACGAGCTGCGCCGCCGCAACGCATCGGAGCAGGTCTCGCAGTTCGTCACGGCACTCCAGCAGGGCGAGGACCTGGGTGCGCCCATCGCCGACACCCTGATCGAGATCGCCACCGACATGCGACGCACCGACGCCCAGAACTCCCGGCGGCGCGCGGCCAAGGCCATCCCCAAGGCGACGCTCGTCACTCTGGTCTTCATGGTCCCGGCGACCCTGATCCTGATTGTCGCGAACCTCTTCATGGGTTCCGCCGACGGCCTCGGCAACTTCCTGGGGAACTGA
- a CDS encoding response regulator transcription factor: MPDASQHTSSHSVVPRSEHTPNGTPLPPPAAAFPTPYPYPDHSPDPFGPPPVLRVVVADDNPVVRAGLSALLGAREDIEVVAEAADGRQALAAAEHCQPDVVLLDVRMPGVDGLSALPLLVKVAPVMMLTYSSESEIVQEALRLGAGGYVVHGEFTADQLASAVRDIKEGRAHFTASAQNALLAHVRGEARAAELPEGLGSAYVTGVPYRGRGATAQPVTAANSEPPVSSSEQLGGIPSQVQARMARYPAELPPSRHAQSEPQAHPAQGAPNRQEFGLSSREVEVMDLIAVGMSNQQIAATCFISEKTVKNHINRIFAKLHSASRSEAIARWIGTAGGAGRRGGGWGIGRG; this comes from the coding sequence ATGCCGGACGCATCCCAGCACACCTCGTCGCACTCGGTCGTTCCACGCTCGGAACACACCCCGAACGGGACCCCCCTTCCCCCGCCGGCGGCGGCGTTCCCCACTCCCTACCCCTACCCGGACCACTCCCCGGACCCGTTCGGCCCACCGCCCGTGCTGCGCGTGGTGGTCGCGGACGACAATCCGGTCGTACGGGCCGGGCTGTCGGCACTGCTCGGCGCGCGTGAGGACATCGAGGTCGTCGCGGAGGCAGCGGACGGCCGCCAGGCACTGGCCGCTGCGGAACACTGTCAGCCGGACGTCGTCCTTCTCGACGTGCGGATGCCGGGCGTGGACGGCCTGTCGGCGCTGCCGCTGCTGGTGAAGGTCGCGCCGGTGATGATGCTGACGTACAGCAGCGAGAGCGAGATCGTGCAGGAGGCGTTGCGGCTGGGCGCGGGCGGATACGTCGTCCACGGCGAGTTCACGGCCGACCAACTCGCCAGCGCGGTGCGGGACATCAAGGAGGGCCGAGCCCACTTCACCGCTTCGGCGCAGAACGCCCTTCTGGCGCATGTACGGGGTGAGGCCCGAGCGGCCGAGCTGCCGGAAGGGCTGGGGAGCGCGTACGTGACGGGTGTCCCGTACAGGGGCCGCGGTGCGACTGCACAGCCTGTCACTGCCGCAAACTCAGAGCCACCTGTCTCAAGTTCCGAACAGTTGGGCGGAATTCCTTCGCAAGTGCAAGCACGGATGGCAAGGTACCCGGCAGAACTGCCTCCATCTCGTCATGCACAATCGGAACCGCAGGCTCACCCGGCACAGGGGGCACCCAACAGGCAGGAATTCGGACTGAGTTCGAGGGAGGTGGAGGTCATGGATCTCATTGCGGTCGGCATGAGTAACCAGCAGATCGCCGCCACCTGCTTCATCAGCGAGAAGACGGTCAAGAACCACATCAATCGGATCTTCGCAAAGCTGCACAGCGCGAGCCGGAGCGAGGCGATTGCACGGTGGATCGGTACGGCGGGCGGCGCGGGCCGACGCGGTGGGGGATGGGGGATCGGTCGTGGTTGA
- a CDS encoding serine/threonine-protein kinase, with amino-acid sequence MGERFAGRYELVDPIARGGAGAVWRAWDHRRQRYIAAKVLRQTDATALLRFVREQALRIDHPHVLAPASWAADDDKVLFTMDLMRGGSLAHVIGDYGPLPSHFVGTLLDQLLAGLAAVHAEGVVHRDIKPANILLQATGTGRPHLRLSDFGLALRKGEPRLTETDYFLGTPGFVAPEQRLGAEPDFPADLYGVGLVALYLLVGEKPDAEALTTEFAHGTPGAPPGVPAPLWEVVAGLIQPDPQARFRTATGARKALLAAVELLPGADPDEDPVEIFDQLGALPRGCTPSGPQPTPAPPAPSGPQPTPDPPAPSGPQPTPDPPAPSGPQPTPDPPTPSGPQPTPVPPPSATHASASQAAARQGTPAERSAARDAGRPQGPPAKITAPVLLLALICFAVGFWALTQT; translated from the coding sequence ATGGGCGAGCGATTCGCGGGCCGGTACGAACTGGTCGACCCGATAGCACGCGGCGGGGCGGGGGCCGTGTGGCGTGCCTGGGATCACCGGCGGCAGCGCTACATCGCGGCCAAGGTGTTGCGGCAGACCGACGCGACCGCTCTGCTGCGCTTCGTCCGCGAGCAGGCACTGCGCATCGATCATCCGCATGTCCTCGCTCCGGCGAGCTGGGCCGCGGACGACGACAAAGTGCTGTTCACGATGGACCTCATGAGGGGCGGTTCACTGGCCCACGTCATCGGGGACTACGGCCCGCTCCCTTCCCACTTCGTCGGTACGCTCCTCGACCAGCTCCTGGCCGGGCTCGCCGCCGTCCACGCGGAGGGAGTCGTGCACCGGGACATCAAACCGGCGAACATCCTGCTGCAAGCCACCGGCACCGGCCGTCCGCACCTGCGGCTCTCCGACTTCGGCCTCGCGCTGCGCAAGGGCGAACCGCGCCTGACGGAGACCGACTACTTCCTCGGCACCCCCGGCTTCGTCGCCCCCGAGCAACGGCTGGGAGCCGAACCCGACTTCCCCGCCGACCTGTACGGGGTGGGCCTGGTCGCCCTCTACCTCCTCGTGGGGGAGAAGCCGGACGCCGAAGCCCTGACCACCGAGTTCGCCCACGGCACTCCGGGCGCCCCACCAGGAGTGCCCGCCCCCTTGTGGGAGGTCGTTGCGGGTTTGATCCAGCCGGACCCGCAGGCCCGGTTCCGCACGGCCACGGGTGCGCGCAAGGCGCTGCTCGCGGCCGTAGAGCTGCTTCCGGGCGCCGATCCCGACGAAGACCCCGTCGAGATCTTCGACCAACTGGGCGCGCTGCCCCGGGGCTGCACCCCTTCCGGGCCTCAGCCGACGCCTGCCCCGCCCGCCCCTTCCGGGCCTCAGCCGACGCCTGACCCGCCCGCCCCTTCCGGGCCTCAGCCGACGCCTGACCCGCCCGCCCCTTCCGGGCCTCAGCCGACGCCTGACCCGCCCACCCCTTCGGGGCCTCAGCCGACGCCTGTCCCGCCGCCCTCTGCCACGCACGCCTCCGCGTCCCAGGCAGCTGCACGGCAGGGAACACCGGCCGAAAGGAGCGCCGCCCGGGACGCGGGCAGACCCCAGGGGCCGCCCGCGAAGATAACGGCCCCCGTACTGCTGCTCGCGCTGATCTGTTTCGCCGTGGGCTTCTGGGCCCTGACCCAGACCTGA
- a CDS encoding OmpA family protein, whose amino-acid sequence MMSTTVAVVGFGVTNAQAADPTPGATKPPGSTTPVEAPQVDANAPGLKIAAGGTLAPARVLDIKSVVEDMGGEERRSDTNSDVSFALQAEVLFPKDSHKLQPEAAARIKAVAQEALTNKATKIRVFGFTDNLGSYEHGLKLSKNRADMVQRELVKSLGSEVTFEVRGYSEDYPIADNASEEGRKKNRRVEITFPRGQAPNPGATPST is encoded by the coding sequence ATGATGTCGACGACCGTTGCGGTCGTCGGATTCGGCGTGACAAACGCACAGGCTGCCGACCCAACTCCTGGAGCAACCAAGCCGCCAGGAAGCACGACTCCTGTCGAAGCACCGCAAGTGGATGCCAACGCGCCTGGCCTCAAGATCGCGGCTGGAGGCACACTCGCCCCCGCCCGGGTCCTCGACATCAAGTCCGTAGTCGAAGACATGGGTGGCGAGGAACGTCGGTCCGACACCAACTCCGACGTCAGCTTCGCGCTCCAAGCCGAAGTTCTTTTCCCCAAGGACAGCCACAAGCTTCAGCCTGAAGCCGCCGCCCGCATCAAAGCTGTCGCTCAAGAGGCCCTGACCAACAAGGCCACCAAGATTCGCGTCTTCGGTTTTACCGACAACCTCGGTAGTTACGAGCACGGCCTCAAGCTCTCCAAGAACCGTGCCGACATGGTCCAGCGTGAGCTGGTCAAGAGCCTTGGTTCGGAGGTCACCTTCGAGGTGCGTGGTTACAGCGAGGACTATCCCATCGCCGACAACGCCTCCGAAGAGGGCCGCAAGAAGAATCGCCGTGTGGAGATCACGTTCCCGCGGGGCCAGGCCCCCAACCCGGGTGCAACACCCAGCACGTGA
- a CDS encoding aureocin A53 family class IId bacteriocin — MAWLKLAWKLIKLGSKYGSKFAKWVWAHKSQILKWSSSGYTAAEIVIFIARAIGAA; from the coding sequence ATGGCTTGGCTGAAGCTGGCATGGAAGCTCATTAAGCTCGGCAGCAAGTACGGCTCGAAGTTCGCCAAGTGGGTCTGGGCCCACAAGTCCCAGATCCTGAAGTGGTCGAGCTCCGGCTACACCGCTGCCGAGATAGTCATCTTCATTGCTCGGGCCATCGGCGCGGCCTAA
- a CDS encoding ATP-binding protein — protein MHQTATPTHMLCPVADRPDAPSPTRTAYDEADNLAVSLTVPGEPRSAGIVRRALTGALHAHHLDRYGPVLALVVTELIAVAGELTSDADLYVSLRHHHNTLRLIVWDQHPPHADPDATSLCFVRRRRALWLLAEAVEDWGGEWGVDEALPPHRGIKSWVTLPR, from the coding sequence ATGCATCAGACCGCTACCCCCACCCACATGCTCTGCCCGGTCGCCGACCGTCCCGACGCCCCCTCCCCCACCAGAACCGCCTACGACGAAGCCGACAACCTCGCCGTCAGCTTGACCGTCCCCGGCGAACCCCGCAGCGCGGGCATCGTCCGCCGCGCCCTGACCGGCGCACTGCACGCGCACCACCTGGACCGGTACGGGCCGGTCCTGGCCCTAGTCGTCACCGAACTCATCGCGGTAGCGGGAGAGTTGACCTCCGACGCGGACCTGTACGTGTCCCTGCGCCACCACCACAACACCCTCCGCCTCATCGTCTGGGACCAGCACCCGCCGCACGCCGACCCCGACGCAACCTCTCTCTGCTTCGTACGACGCAGGCGCGCGCTGTGGCTCCTCGCGGAGGCGGTCGAGGACTGGGGCGGGGAGTGGGGCGTGGACGAGGCACTGCCGCCGCACCGGGGAATCAAGTCCTGGGTAACTCTGCCGCGCTGA
- a CDS encoding PH domain-containing protein, whose protein sequence is MRQLDKRAVLFWQVENAVGAVLVLALAAVLSYVSWFPPGWRRWVYILAAAALAFALFDALVLIPLRYRYSRYTLTTDCVIVERGRLWRRREVYPLSRILYCETRQGPILGWFNLFTVRTATIVESRSIGPLSQAEAHRFEQFVREYSP, encoded by the coding sequence GTGCGGCAACTGGACAAGCGGGCTGTGCTCTTCTGGCAGGTAGAGAACGCGGTCGGCGCCGTCCTCGTGCTCGCCCTCGCGGCAGTCCTGTCGTACGTCTCATGGTTTCCCCCCGGGTGGCGCAGGTGGGTCTACATCCTGGCGGCGGCAGCTCTGGCGTTCGCGTTGTTCGACGCTCTCGTGCTGATTCCGCTGCGCTACCGGTACTCCCGGTACACGCTGACCACGGATTGCGTCATCGTCGAGCGGGGGCGTCTGTGGAGGCGACGCGAGGTGTATCCGTTGTCTCGGATCCTGTATTGCGAGACCCGTCAAGGGCCGATTCTGGGATGGTTCAACCTGTTCACCGTCAGGACGGCAACGATCGTCGAGTCACGGTCGATCGGGCCCCTGTCACAGGCCGAGGCCCATCGGTTCGAGCAGTTCGTCCGCGAGTACTCTCCATGA
- a CDS encoding pilus assembly protein TadG-related protein yields MANCCSGRHRRRGWRARRALTTDRSQRDRGQAFPIYIGMVGLLLFVAFAFFAFAQAATARSGGQSAADAAALAAAQEARDELTEGFFDNIAAPELWLPWLLAEKATGNGGGAAAALAASNDSALTAGPALGQVNGNPSFSVEIRTNYTAGDSVIPATSTSHAEAKATAVVKPLCVVVPGGDPEVLVVIDCEGSGIWTIDPKKIADMPLDQLPEAKDLFSVHLVK; encoded by the coding sequence ATTGCAAACTGCTGTTCGGGCCGTCACCGGCGGCGGGGGTGGAGGGCCCGGCGGGCCCTGACAACTGACCGTTCGCAGCGTGACCGAGGGCAGGCGTTCCCCATCTACATCGGGATGGTGGGGCTCCTGCTCTTTGTCGCGTTCGCATTCTTCGCGTTCGCCCAGGCCGCCACTGCACGCAGTGGTGGCCAGTCTGCTGCCGACGCTGCGGCGCTCGCCGCCGCGCAGGAGGCTCGGGATGAACTGACCGAGGGCTTCTTCGACAACATTGCGGCTCCTGAGCTGTGGCTGCCCTGGCTCCTCGCCGAAAAGGCGACCGGCAACGGCGGTGGAGCCGCGGCGGCGCTTGCTGCTTCCAACGATTCGGCTCTCACCGCTGGTCCGGCCCTGGGGCAGGTCAACGGCAACCCTTCGTTCTCGGTGGAGATCCGTACGAACTACACCGCAGGGGACTCCGTGATCCCGGCTACGTCGACCAGCCACGCCGAAGCCAAGGCCACCGCCGTGGTGAAGCCGCTGTGTGTGGTCGTTCCTGGCGGTGACCCGGAGGTACTGGTGGTCATCGACTGCGAGGGCAGCGGCATCTGGACCATCGACCCGAAGAAGATTGCCGACATGCCCCTCGATCAGCTTCCCGAAGCGAAGGACCTGTTCTCGGTCCACCTGGTCAAGTGA